The DNA segment CTGTTTTGCTTTAAGCCCCTAAGAATTACTAAATGaagagttctgtttttttttttttttttttccctaaacaaaGACTTCTTGAGGCTCATTTTAACTGGTTCTAATTTAAggtgtttttctcattttatctttcaGTGGTGACAAATTTTGAAACTAATAACAGATATGATATTAAAAACAGCGCAGACCAGATGGTTTATGTTGTAATTGAAGACACCGATGACTTTACCAGGAACGCATATCGAACACTAAGGCCTTTCGTCCTCAGGGTCATGGATGTCATGGGCCGAGAGATCATGACCATGCAGAGACCCTTCCGATGcacctgctgctgcttctgctgcccCTCAGCCAGGCAAGAGGTAGAGAAGGGCAGTCTGGCCATTGTCTCTTCCTGATCCAGCCTCCACAGTGTGGGGGAAGCCACATCCTCTCACCTAAggatatctgtgtgtgtgtgtgtgtgtgtgtgtgtgtgtttggccgTTCATGCTTTTCAAGTGCTAGTTGGCAGGTTGAGCACAAATTAAGGTTGTTTGGGCAATGACGTCAATCTTAAGGTTCTGTCTACTGCTTTAGAGAATTTGTAGAGATTGACAGTCGTCATGCCTACATATCCCTGCATGAGGTAATGCTAAGAACAAGcagatgtgggctggggagatagctcagtcggtagggtgcttgccttgcaagcacaaggccctgggttcgatccccagcaccgcaaagaatAAGCAGATGCTTTTAAAACAGAAGAGAGTACCAATACCTTTACACCACCCATCACAATCCATGTCCTTCTGGAGAGAGAAGGAGCAGCTCACATAGATGAAGTGCCTTTGCAGCTGAACCTAGAAGGCACATGTGCTGAGTTAGGGTTTGGTTACTTCTCTGTGCAGTTTTAGGAATGTTATTTGCTCCAGGGAAAAGAAAAGCACTTTTAGAGAGAGGCCAACTAGAGACTGAATTCCAGATATACCACCTACACCAATCCAGACAATTTACTGAACCTCTTGAGCCTCTTATTCACATACTGGGTAGAATAGTACCTCATACAATAACTGGAGTACTTAAAGTATAGGTTAAGGGTCactatttactaaatatttatttacccACTGCCTGCTCTGTGCCTTAGTTTACCTGTAACATGGAGATATTAATGGTACCTATCTGGTAGGATGATTGTTTTGAGGGATAAGTGGTAAATAAATATCAATTCCTGAGCACAAATCCTGGCAAATGGTCAAGTGGTCAGTGAATGTTATCTATTATTCTCGAATATTCCATTGTAATTATTATCACTGCAATAAGAGCCTTACATTTGGAATGAATCCCTACCTCCCTTTATCTATCCTTTTGGATATAGTaaacattgtttttcatatatatgagTTGGGTTTTAAACCAAAGCCTGTAAATGTAGTCTTCTGAGATCACAAGAAGCCAggatagagaaaagcaaatcaaaaccaataGCAGCCCAATTTATGGAATTGTATCCCATAACATGATTtagattttatctatttttttaaaatttattttgtgtgttttgtttgcaGTTTTATCAACTTTGTAGATTCCTATATCCACTACCACAATATAGACGTCAAATAGTTCCATCAactcagaaattctcttttattaccacattcctcctcctcctgcctcttcatCTCTAACTCCTGGCAAACACTAATCTGTTCTATATCTCTGTTATTTTGGCATTTCaagccttttaaaatgttaagcatTACAGAATGTATTAACGAATCTAAACATTAGATGGTACCCAATTaataattgcatttttatatattaggtgaaataaattaaacttttttaaaaagaaaacattatataaCACGACAAAGTCATATATTATGCAACCAGGATTAGCATTTTTTTCACCCAGATTAATTACCTCTTTccatttatgactgagtaatattccaaggtatgggtttttaaaatatttttgtaggcATTTTTGATATCCTGACATCTTAGACTTAAACTTACATGAGATATTAGTTCTACAATAGTATCAAATTTATATGTTTGTGTTTAAGTatgaatttatataaatgaacAGCATTTTGATTTGACAGTACAGGAAACCGGTCTGGCCCTATGTCCTCTGTAGTCCTTTACCAAAATTCTTAGGAAAGTACATATGCTACCAGAGAAATAGTCAGTAGAACTTTCACTTTGGAAATCTTTACAACTCTTTTATTACTGTTAAATAGGAAGATCTTGTTTTAGAAAGGACTAttgtaataataattaaataaagcagGGTAGTGGGTAGTAGTTTTAAACTCTTGTAAAAATGGCTTGATCTCCCTACCTACAAACTCTGCTGTGGCAGTATAATAGTCCACCTCCTACACCAGCATCTGCAATTTCACTTGGCAATTTCAGTTTCTCTGCTGTTTCAGTCACCTGCTTGTCAACTGTGgtttgaaaatatgaatgaaaaatttcagaaataaacagttCATAAATTTTCAATTGCTGTTCTGAGTAGCACAATGGAACAGGGGACATGAATCATCCTTTCATCCAGCGTTTCCATGCTGTAAATGTCACCTGTCCTATGGTGTCCAGATTCATCTAACTTTTACTATAGTACATAGTAGTGTTAtaactgttctattttattataaattattattgttaatctcttactctACCTAATTTGTGAATTAAATGTCATTAGAGTTatctatatttaagaaaaatatagcatatatgGGATTCAGTACTAACTGTACCTACAGGCATCTTCTGGGGGGGTCTTGGAACATGTACCTGGAGATGGGGGAGCCATTGTATACAATTTCCAGAAtgcctctttccctttttctttttctgttataatTATTACATCTGAGATTTGGTTTTTATCTGACCTAAAATCTAAAAAGTTAGCTTGTGACTGTTGCATGGATTGTGTCAGAAGGCATGGATGCCTAGATCAGAGACAAGTCCATTGCTACAGCACAACAAGCATCAGTGTGTTTGTGTTGGTTCCGGGTCCGCCTGTCTGGGGTTGACTCGGAGGAGCTGTGCGTGCGAGTGATGCTGCAGAGACAGCTTAGGAACCCTGAGCTTGAACAACTGGCCGTCTTACAAGCAGAGTTAAGCCTGCTCTCTGTCCCAAAGAGAAGCATGACCTCATCCCACAAGGCTGCCTGTTGAAATACAGCCCTGATTATAGCCCAGGAGAAGGAGACTTCCTCTCCCAGAACTGATGGCCCTGGCCCTTGAGTGCAGAAGAACACACTTAGgctgtgcacacctgtgtgttGCATTTGTCTGACCTCTGTCGTCGCTTTGTCTGCAGCTGGAGGTGCAGTGTCCTCCTGGAGTCACCCTCGGCTTCGTCGCAGAGCACTGGAACCTGTGCCGAGCCGTCTACAGCATCCAGAATGAGAAGCGAGAGAACGTGTTGAGGGTGCGCGGACCCTGCTCGACCTACGGCTGTGGCTCCGACTCTGTGTTTGAGGTAGACACTCGGAAAGTGACATTTCTACTCTTCTTCTCCTAAGAGACCGCAGAATGATCTGCTGTAGACAGTTTGTTCATGGGAATGTTACATTGTAAGAAGGAGGTGCTGATTAACCAGTCGACAGCCAGTGATTTCCAAATCGTTGTTAGTGGAGTACTTGACTTTTTCCAAAATGTGAGATTCTCTCCCCGCTCTGTTTGTCCttgccaaagaaaaagaaattaatgaaaacatcaAAACTTGTGAGAGTATGTAGCCTGACctaattcattttttctgttcttggtTGTATTTACTTGACCATTATTTCCAGGGATTTCCAAGGTGGCAATGCAGATTCTGATGCATGTCCCCAGCATAACAGAACATATAGTGCACTCCTAATTATGCCAGTGGTTTATGTGTATGATAGCTGTCTATCTGCattctaaagaaatgaataacacTGACAACGTACATAAAACTCCTAATAGGTTATATTATAACATtatctcaagaaagaaaaaaatccttttgtttTGCCTTTATCACAGGGTTTGCAAAATGATTGTTTATTATCAGCAAATCTGACAAAGGAAATTCCTAGAATATTTCCTGAATTCCATTTAAAGTCCTTTCTGAAGGCCTTGGAATTCAATCCAGCCTATCATCTACAGAAGGACTCTTTGATGTGTTTCTTATAATACCCAATAAATTTTAcccaataaattttatgattataaaattctCATTTGATATCACCATATCATTAAATGCTATTTACTAATAAAAGACATTTGTAGAAAATGTAGATAAACCAAATTGCAAGGTAGGCTGTTCCTGTTGCCAGGGGACATTCAGGTATACTCCTGTGGTAAGAGACAGAGTCTCCTTGGCATCCTGACATATGCTTAGGCAGGGTGGAGTTAGCTCCCAAAAGCTTGAGCGAGTGTAGTAGACAGTACCATGACCCCTGTGTTGCTCTTAGGTTTCTCACATTTCCCAGCTCCCACCCATTGTTCTATGGAGAAGAACTCAATGCTCAATTCCAATCACAGTTATCGAAGGAGCTTCCAGAGAGGGGTACTTTGACTCTGTAGGGCTTTGGCACacatgaaggaaaagaatttcagcaagCACTACTCAGAGACACAGATTCACAAGGAAGGCAAAGACACGTTCAAGAGAGATTGCAGACTATCTTAGGGGAGTGACATCTTTTAGGGTAAAGTAAGaaatacatattcaagggagaatgccaACCATCCTCAGAGGGAGACTCAGCAACCCTTTGGTGTGGGGTGTGGACATTGATAGAGGTATGGATACTAGGGGCTGGATTAGAGGTGGAGTCAGGGGTTCCACAGTATCCTGCCGGTTTTCCTGTGTTTAAGTATTGCCATGATGATACTTTTTGCAGAAGGGCAAAGGGCACAGGCCAAGGGCAAGAACCCTAGAAAGACATGGACTGGGTTCTTAGGAATgcttgttttgtatttcaaaggCTTGTGAGGGTTTTCTGAATTCCAAAGGTTCCTGGGAACTTCTCAGTCTGCCGTTTTTTCCCCTGTATCCCCAAATTCCTATCCCACTCTGACAAGGTCTCCTGCTAGCTCATCTGAAGATAAGGAAAAAGCAGTAACCTGAGGATTGTGAGATCTATCCCAGCTTAGTTACCAACCAGTTTCAAAACACTTAATCCTTCTTGGCCataatttcctcatttaaaattatGGGATTATTCTTTTCCTGCCTGTATTTATGCTTCTCACAGCATAAATGCTTTATGTAGAAGACTGAGACATGTGCTTTGATAGCTCACGATCTCATCAAGTCACATTCTTGTCATTTGTAGGTACAGTCCCTGGACGGTGTATTCAGCATTGGCAGCATTATCCGCAAGTGGAATGGTCTCTTGTCCACCATGGGAGATGCTGACCACTTTGACATCCGCTTCCCGTTGGACCTGGATGTGAAGATGAAAGCCATGATATTTGGAGCTTGCTTCCTCATTGTGAGCCTTTTGTCTTTGAGTTGTCCTGAGGGAATCATTCCTTCTGATGAGAAGCAGCTGTAGCACAGTGGAAAGAGACTCAACTGTGAAACAGGCCCATTTCTGTCTGTATTACTTATTAGGTGCAAAGCATTTAGcatttgagtctcagtttcttcatgtgtaagatggagataaaaatacttacatttttaagGATATTAGCTATCACACAAGTAAAGTATCCAGGAGAGTGCTTGGAATGTATTAGGCATCCAATGGATATATTTGATatcatttcaatattatttacCATTCTCTCTACTTCATAGTAACCATTCTATGATTTTTAGTAAAATCACTCATCTCCAAGCAATGCCCTTTTCCCATTTcttagtgcctgtcagtctactCTTGGTGTTGTACCATCCTTAGATTTATCAAGTTTTTCCTCCttctaatgataaaaaaaatttttaatcagtaccgaaaatggaaaaattattgtCTGCCaacactttgaattttttaattgttgctcTTAACATAAAGGTCCTCTTCATAAAGATTTCATTAGATGTATTTATGGTACCTTGAATGGAGGTATCCCCtagtaaattataaataatgtacACATTTTATGTGATTCTCTACTTATCTATCAACATGTGATTCTTTTTCCAATTTCAggacttcatgtattttgaaagatCTCCACCACAACCTTCATCAACATAGACACAGCAAATCATCAATTATGGttaatgaaaaattggaaaaagctGCCTTGGGCTTACAGTCAGCCCCCAATTATCTGCAAGTATATGTCTCTgctttgcaaattctttttattgGCAATCAGCTTTGATAGCCAGACTGAGGGTATGAGTGCAAGATCACAGTCAGAACCTGTGTTTCAACTCAGTATCTGTCTAGTGGGTGGACTGGGCCTTCCTTCTGGAAAGCTATGACCATTTGCCAAGGAAGCATACACAAACAAGCTTTCTAAGGCTGTGGAACTGAGATGAGGGAACATGAAGCCAGAGTTCCCACACCTATAGCTAGTGAAATGATGAACTGCTGTTGATACATGCCTTCTATCTCTagccctttcctctcctctccatcaTCATGTCCTTTTGTAGGAGGCAAACTTGATTCCgggtaaaaataattataaacttcATCTGTAAAGACCAAAGGGTAGACAGAAATATTACATTGTattgtaaaaggaaatatttacttGTGTACCAGTATCAAAACCTCATTCTGagatcccagtggttcaggagactgaggcaaaaggatcacgagttcaaagccagcctcagcaacttagtgaggccctaagcaattcagtgagacccagtatctaaagaaaatataaaaaatggctggaatgtagctcagtggttgagtgcccccctgggttcaatctctagtatcaaaaagaaaaaaacaaaaaaacaaaacttctgccAAGTTTATAAAAGTTACAGTGAGAAATTTggttttattacaaaataaaacatgtattcttttttattataatgttgatattttacatgctattttttcatttttgggcATGGACAATCAGGAGCAGGGTCAGACTATCAAGAACAGAGCTGACCAGGGTCACAGCTAATCGAACTCAGCATCTTAGGGCATTAGTGTCCTTATAGGAACCCTGTGTTCAACACATCTATACATAATAATTTGCACATTTAATGCAGAATGTTTGTTGGTCACCAGTGCCTTACATATGAATCTCAAATATTGCCTGTTGAATCTTTTTATCTAACTGGATGTGACACAagataaataactttttttttttcttttgaattcccGGGTGACCATGAAACTGTTCCAATGACAAGAAATGTAGACATGTTTTTGAAATGTAACATTTTGTGTAGCAGTTTATAAAAGTTCAAGCTACAAATCCCGATGCTGCTTAAGACTGCTTTGCTGCTTTTTATTTACATAATGAATAAATCTCTACACAAAGAGTAAAACACAGTCCTCATGCTACTTTGCATGATCTGCAGATTATCAATGAGGATTATGCAGGACCAACAGAGTTGAAGTATCCCTTGtgcttgttttcatttaaaaacaggcacaatggagcacacctgtaatcccagccactctggaggctgaggtaagaggattgcaagttcgagatcAACCTCaccaactcagtgaggccctaaggacttagagagaccctgtctcaaaacataaaaaaagagctggggatctggctcagtggcaaagcacccctacgttcaatccctggtaccaaaaaaacaaaaactaaaacaaacaaacaaaaaactgggtGTTTAAATGAATACATGGACTGACTTTCCTCTGTTGCACATTCACTTCCTACCTGGGCATGAACTGTGTTCCTCCAACACAGTTAGTAAATAGAATTGGGTACATTCCTCTGTGACTTATTAGCTAGCGCAAACCTGAGTATTCGCAGATGGGGTGTTTTGAGATGAAAGCCTTAGCCCTCGTTCTTTTTGCAATGGAAGAAAGCGACCTTGTTTTTAAATTACAGTAATATTTTAATGGTAAGAGTTGTTTTACTTAGTTACTTGTAATATTCGTTTTTACATGCTGCTaagagcttttttaaaaaagaatggaagagctgctgctttccaaagtaatCATTGccttatatttgaaaatgaaattataatccTAAACAGACAACTGGAAAGTGTTTCCTGTAATGATGTCTGACATTTTATATAGAAAATCAGACAAATCGTATTCAGAAAGTTTATGTATGTAAAAGTTTTACTTTTACTTCCCTGTATTCTAAGACCTGCGTCATCATAGTAGTTTCATAGGACATTTTTACATTCTGTTTAAGGTTTTGTGGTATGAACATATCTTTTTCagttataatttctctttctttaaaacaatgctatgcatcatatttttaaaatacagttcatATTATCATTTCTTATTAGCATTTCATTGTGTAAAATCCATCAGGTGGACTAAAAAGCAAACTGAAGCCATTTtctaaaatgtgtgtgttttaaaatattttctcatgttgttttggctttcaaataaatgtaatatgGTTAATAGTAAAATAACGTTATTCTTTGAGTTGTGATTGAttctttgggtattttttttaaccaaagggATTTTTGAAGCGATTTCATATTAGGGATTAGGTTCTTTCAGTGTCCTTGCTTCTTATAGTAATAGAGTATGCATAAAGTTATGTTTGTGGTATTCAACAGGGGTAACTAGCACTCTTATGTAACCAAGTTAGTTACAAAGGCTAATCCAGTTACTTAAGGTACATTTAAATTTCAAGTATAATTGCAATGTTATTACATTATGCAGGAAAGCTGCTAGAATTTGCAACTGTGTCACTCAATGGTGCattttaaagcacttttttttcttaagcagATTCCAGAAATTATACAAAAGAGGTGGGTTACGAGACTAATTTACTAGTTGAATTTTCCAACCAATTAGATATTAAGTTCAAAGGTAGAACAAACAGTTATTCCAGGGTCTGGCATCTTGTCCCTACTGGGACAACTGGCTacttctcattttttcccctccaatgCTCAAGGttgaatttaatttatattgaaaGATGCAAGTTTGGAAAACCCATAGATCTGGATTTAATAAACCAATATTAGATTCAGCTATTTGACAAGTACTGGCTAATGTTCAAAATGGATCTTTTCCATAACTTCACAATGTATTTCCCATTTGCTTCAAGGCCTCTTAAGTTATAaatcacaaaaaaagagaaaaacaggatgaAACATGGTCCACTCAAAGGGCAGCAGTAAAATCTGACATGATACCAGTTAGCCTGGCTAACGACAGCAGAACGTCACTCGCAATTtgctaaaatgaagaaaaatacagcAAGTGGgtacatttttttgaaatttttgttataaTCACCAGTAAGAATGTTACCACCCTCTCcactatttttttcctccaataaTTACGTTATTGAGCATTTGCTAGATTCAGGCACTGAGCTATTTCAGAGAGGCACTGAGCTATTTTGGAGAGGCAACAAGAAatacagaaatgcaaaattaGTAATTGCTGCTCTCCGGGGCTCAAAGGCTAGTGGACAATATAGACGCTTACACAGCACACGCGTCTTTGGAAACGTGCCAAAAAGGATGTTGGAATATTCACAACCGGCAAGTC comes from the Sciurus carolinensis chromosome 9, mSciCar1.2, whole genome shotgun sequence genome and includes:
- the Plscr4 gene encoding phospholipid scramblase 4 isoform X2; the encoded protein is MDTPPDYNSHFVPGPPGPAVPPSAGYPGSLPMGYYGPQLPSTFPLYQPTGRTHPIQYQPGKYPAPSQLAPVPWMPRPSPMPNCPPGLEYLVQLDNIHVLQHFDPMELVTNFETNNRYDIKNSADQMVYVVIEDTDDFTRNAYRTLRPFVLRVMDVMGREIMTMQRPFRCTCCCFCCPSARQELEVQCPPGVTLGFVAEHWNLCRAVYSIQNEKRENVLRVRGPCSTYGCGSDSVFEVQSLDGVFSIGSIIRKWNGLLSTMGDADHFDIRFPLDLDVKMKAMIFGACFLIDFMYFERSPPQPSST
- the Plscr4 gene encoding phospholipid scramblase 4 isoform X1, which translates into the protein MSGPVPTTSEQPTGEMDTPPDYNSHFVPGPPGPAVPPSAGYPGSLPMGYYGPQLPSTFPLYQPTGRTHPIQYQPGKYPAPSQLAPVPWMPRPSPMPNCPPGLEYLVQLDNIHVLQHFDPMELVTNFETNNRYDIKNSADQMVYVVIEDTDDFTRNAYRTLRPFVLRVMDVMGREIMTMQRPFRCTCCCFCCPSARQELEVQCPPGVTLGFVAEHWNLCRAVYSIQNEKRENVLRVRGPCSTYGCGSDSVFEVQSLDGVFSIGSIIRKWNGLLSTMGDADHFDIRFPLDLDVKMKAMIFGACFLIDFMYFERSPPQPSST